In Paramisgurnus dabryanus chromosome 7, PD_genome_1.1, whole genome shotgun sequence, the following are encoded in one genomic region:
- the LOC141282388 gene encoding uncharacterized protein, whose product MAGQQSPVKRLRKTVNGHLCNISPIKDKQKPYFEAFLQHEGECCKVVAFKEEDYMNFQNAAKTQSPVTLQNVILQPSKSSGTTNVYYTHTSNMSCVRDLSQAFKNTLPDEPQNLKVSDLPKRDINHPRVNINVKIILEEYKGHNVVWEANAEDEVIRSAVAMNANASQNDIIQGLLSLPLMQMTMCNNVIVKMEESDRVMASLAVMDPAEDTIDVYSPPDLRLFFSSQPQKRNLSIDSKPKRSKDHQSLVAIRAIPRFL is encoded by the exons ATGGCAGGACAGCAAAGCCCAGTCAAAAGGTTAAGAAAGACCGTCAATGGCCACCTTTGTAATATAAGCCCCATAAAAGATAAACAGAAGCCATATTTCGAAGCATTTCTTCAACACGAAGGTGAATGTTGCAAAGTCGTGGCCTTTAAAGAAGAGGACTACATGAACTTCCAAAATGCTGCGAAGACTCA GAGCCCAGTTACACTACAGAATGTGATCTTACAACCATCTAAGTCCAGTGGAACAACAAATGTGTACTACACCCATACCTCCAACATGTCCTGCGTTCGGGACCTAAGCCAAGCATTTAAAAATACCTTGCCTGATGAACCACAAAACTTAAAAGTGTCTGATCTTCCAAAACGGGATATTAACCATCCGAGG GTTAATATTAATGTAAAGATTATCCTGGAGGAATACAAGGGGCACAATGTTGTATGGGAGGCAAATGCTGAAGACGAGGTCATAAGATCAGCGGTTGCCATGAACGCAAACGCATCTCAAAATGACATCATTCAGGGACTTTTGTCTCTACCACTAATGCAGATGACCATGTGCAACAACGTCATTGTGAAGATGGAAGAATCGGATCGAGTGATGGCTTCTCTTGCTGTGATGGATCCAGCAGAAGATACCATTGATGTCTACTCACCCCCAGATCTCAGGCTCTTCTTCAGTTCCCAACCCCAAAAACGAAATCTTTCAATTGATTCTAAACCCAAAAGATCTAAAGACCATCAAAGCTTGGTAGCCATCAGGGCCATACCCAGGTTTTTATAA
- the npepl1 gene encoding probable aminopeptidase NPEPL1: MANVLLEFKASAGDSEPQNRPVLIVGQLGNLQQLNWAQLKGKLQPVVSKETWQAALGSLNPNPTDSCPLYLSHAAVAALPSRVSRHNSPASAHFLTRLVRTCLPSGNNRCIVMVCERSDVFASGCAIARAFPLFTRRSASSRRTEKKHVTVEFITVGQENSPLEVSTLECLANAADGIRLAARIVDTPCNEMNTDDFLEEIKVVGNELGITPTIIRGEELKQKGFGGIYGVGKAALHPPALAVLSHTPTGATQTIAWVGKGIVYDTGGLSIKGKTTMPGMKRDCGGAAAVLGAFKATVKQGFKDNLHAVFCLAENAVGPTATRPDDIHTLYSGKTVEINNTDAEGRLVLSDGVVYASKDLSADIILDMATLTGAQGISTGKYHAAVMTNNEQWEAACVRAGRSSGDLAHPLVYCPELHFSEFTSAMADMKNSVADRENAQSSCAGLFIGSHLGFDWPGIWVHVDIASPVHAGERATGFGVALLMALFGQASEDPLLNSVSPLGIAKANPVSEDKLERDCKRRRLV; the protein is encoded by the exons ACATGGCAAGCAGCTTTAGGTTCTCTGAACCCAAATCCTACAGATAGCTGCCCTCTGTATTTGAGTCATGCAGCAGTGGCGGCTCTTCCTTCACGAGTGAGCCGGCACAACAGCCCGGCGTCTGCCCACTTCCTCACCCGCCTGGTCCGAACATGTCTGCCCTCTGGCAACAACCGCTGCATTGTG ATGGTCTGTGAGCGCTCTGATGTGTTTGCTTCAGGGTGCGCCATCGCACGAGCTTTTCCGCTGTTCACCCGCCGATCTGCCTCATCTCGCCggacagaaaaaaaacacgTCACTGTTGAGTTTATCACAGTGGGCCAAGAAAACAGTCCTCTGGAAGTCTCCACGCTCGAG tgTCTTGCTAATGCAGCGGATGGAATTCGTCTGGCCGCTCGAATCGTAGACACTCCTTGCAACGAGATGAATACGGATGACTTCCTGGAG gAAATCAAAGTGGTTGGGAACGAATTAGGCATCACTCCAACTATAATCCGAGGAGAGGAACTGAAACAAAAAGGCTTTGGTG GTATCTATGGAGTTGGAAAAGCTGCCCTGCACCCCCCTGCCTTGGCTGTGCTAAGCCACACCCCTACAGGTGCCACACAGACTATTGCCTGGGTGGGCAAAGGCATCGTCTATGACACTGGTGGTCTCAGCATCAAGGGCAAA ACCACAATGCCAGGAATGAAGAGAGACTGCGGAGGAGCTGCAGCCGTTTTGGGAGCATTTAAAGCTACTGTTAAACAG ggctTTAAGGACAACCTTCATGCCGTCTTCTGCCTGGCAGAGAACGCAGTCGGGCCCACAGCCACACGACCAGACGATATACACACCCTGTACTCTGGAAA GACGGTGGAGATTAATAACACAGATGCAGAAGGAAGGCTGGTGCTCTCTGACGGTGTTGTGTATGCAAGCAAAGATCTCTCTGCAGATATCATACTGGATATGGCGACGCTGACCGGAGCTCAG GGAATCTCCACAGGGAAGTACCACGCAGCCGTGATGACCAACAATGAGCAGTGGGAAGCAGCGTGCGTGAGAGCGGGACGCAGCAGCGGAGACCTGGCACATCCTTTGGTCTACTGCCCTGAACTTCACTTCAGTGAATTCACTTCAGCCATGGCCGACATGAAAAACTCTGTGGCG GACCGTGAGAATGCTCAGAGCTCTTGTGCTGGCCTTTTCATTGGCTCTCATCTAGGTTTTGATTGGCCGGGCATTTGGGTACATGTGGACATAGCTTCCCCCGTCCATGCC GGGGAGAGAGCTACGGGATTCGGTGTGGCTCTGCTCATGGCTCTGTTCGGTCAGGCGTCCGAGGATCCCTTACTTAATTCCGTGTCCCCGTTGGGTATCGCTAAAGCCAACCCTGTCTCAGAAGACAAGCTGGAGAGAGACTGCAAGAGGAGGAGACTCGTCTAA